A stretch of the Amycolatopsis sp. BJA-103 genome encodes the following:
- a CDS encoding substrate-binding and VWA domain-containing protein, which yields MRMQVGPRRGRRIAAPVVVLSLLLVIALGAWWGVDYLRARLAGNGCDALTPVAITAAPDVAPVLTRLATTVPQEECFSVTVTASESATTADLLGTTASGGPDVWIPESSTMLSQARDAGAWNLPESGQSVANSPVVLGLPDETARRFGWPGRTPAWQEILDGSPVGMPDPARDPLGIATLLGLRKLTEQAPDPAAAFTAVMRKLNPAPGQFPAAFPVTEQAALARNLVAAYPGVPVQGFDYPYVVLPKASEASRGAAERFLRLLLDPMAGATFANEGFRAPGGQFAVPRAQDSRTDPAPQPSGAPPVTEMYAALQAWAGTNLSARVQVLLDVSGSMAAAVPGAGKSRMELTLQAATQGLGLFKPTTELGLWLFSTKLDGDKDYRVLLPMRTIAEQTTSGGVGQLQAVRPKAGGATGLYDSILAAYQNARQNWKPGRINLVVVLTDGRNEDSETIGLPRLLEELGKLQDPRKPLPVIGIGIGPDIDASELRQVSTATGGDSFTTPDPRKISDVFYQALSKIMCQPPTCKN from the coding sequence ATGCGCATGCAGGTAGGCCCGAGGCGTGGGCGGCGTATCGCCGCGCCCGTCGTCGTCTTGAGCCTGTTGCTGGTGATCGCGCTCGGTGCCTGGTGGGGAGTGGACTATCTGCGGGCCCGCTTGGCGGGCAACGGTTGTGACGCGCTGACGCCGGTCGCGATCACCGCCGCGCCCGACGTGGCACCGGTGCTCACGCGGCTCGCGACGACCGTGCCACAGGAAGAATGCTTCAGTGTCACCGTGACCGCGAGCGAGTCGGCCACGACGGCCGACCTGCTCGGGACCACCGCCTCCGGCGGCCCCGACGTCTGGATCCCCGAGTCGAGCACGATGCTGTCGCAGGCCAGGGACGCCGGCGCGTGGAACCTGCCGGAATCCGGTCAGTCGGTGGCGAATTCCCCGGTGGTGCTGGGACTTCCCGACGAGACCGCGCGGCGGTTCGGCTGGCCGGGGAGAACCCCTGCCTGGCAAGAGATCCTCGACGGTTCCCCGGTCGGGATGCCGGACCCGGCCCGCGATCCGCTGGGCATCGCCACCCTGCTCGGCCTGCGGAAGCTGACCGAGCAGGCGCCCGATCCCGCCGCGGCCTTCACCGCCGTCATGCGGAAGCTGAATCCGGCCCCCGGCCAGTTCCCGGCCGCCTTCCCGGTGACCGAACAGGCCGCCCTCGCCCGGAATCTGGTGGCGGCCTACCCCGGTGTCCCGGTGCAGGGGTTCGATTACCCATACGTCGTCCTGCCCAAGGCGTCGGAGGCGTCGAGGGGAGCGGCGGAACGCTTTCTGCGGCTGCTGCTCGATCCGATGGCGGGCGCGACCTTCGCCAACGAGGGATTCCGCGCGCCCGGCGGCCAGTTCGCCGTCCCGCGGGCGCAGGACAGCCGGACCGATCCGGCGCCCCAGCCGTCCGGTGCTCCGCCCGTGACGGAGATGTACGCCGCACTGCAGGCCTGGGCGGGGACGAACCTGAGCGCCCGGGTCCAGGTGCTGCTCGACGTCTCCGGTTCGATGGCCGCCGCCGTGCCGGGTGCGGGGAAGAGCCGGATGGAACTCACCCTGCAGGCCGCGACGCAGGGACTCGGGCTGTTCAAACCCACCACGGAACTGGGGTTGTGGCTGTTCTCGACCAAATTGGACGGTGACAAGGACTACCGCGTCCTGTTGCCGATGAGGACGATCGCGGAACAGACGACTTCGGGCGGTGTCGGGCAGCTTCAGGCGGTGCGGCCGAAAGCCGGCGGGGCGACCGGCCTCTACGATTCGATCCTGGCCGCGTACCAGAACGCCAGGCAGAACTGGAAACCCGGCCGGATCAACCTGGTCGTCGTCCTCACCGACGGGCGTAACGAAGACAGCGAGACGATCGGGCTGCCGCGATTGCTGGAAGAGCTGGGCAAGCTCCAGGACCCGCGGAAACCGTTGCCCGTCATCGGGATCGGCATCGGACCCGACATCGACGCGTCCGAACTGCGGCAGGTGTCCACCGCCACCGGCGGGGATTCGTTCACCACCCCCGATCCCCGGAAGATCTCGGACGTCTTCTACCAGGCGCTGAGCAAGATCATGTGCCAGCCGCCGACCTGCAAGAATTGA
- a CDS encoding putative bifunctional diguanylate cyclase/phosphodiesterase gives MTAPLPDGDEFSVSPDASKRTSSSASPKRKNAAPTRATLVRKWAYLVTSTAYLPYTHAQIEEHFTALLDEVYAAVLSDDAEPAQATEAGARLVALRCVGPDSLRRTMEILGKGLLHEPELRSVKSLPERVLQVLGALASGYGEALRESIQTQQEDLSRTLVTLERETRRELVLAQARFEQLFTGSATGVAVTRVDGRVQRVNPKFAEMLNRPVADLIGLNLYDLVHPDDAGGLREGYRKLLEGESQRLELSRRLLTDDEDPTWAGFTGAVIRDPAGEVQQLITLVDGDTDVSLLQRQLSRQALHDPLTGLPNRQFFGTRLEKALRHADPAFGVTVYHLDLDGFSLIAGGLGQKQSDDLLKNVAAKLRTVVGGENALVARLGGDEFGILIQNTASSPDVATVIGMINQELSEPVYLEGGSGVAVSACVGVVHRPPRDIAPTELLRVSDMTLRRAQSNGYRQWALSDSALDTRERHEFSLAVSMAGAWETGELEVGFRPLTWLADNRPAGIEARLAWNHPRHGRIGHDTCVRFADETGLIVPLGEWLIRTACEESDDRLPMVVGLTPHQAADPDLVGSVRSVLAGTGLGPSRLRLGFPAGAVLAELGETVDNLHLLAEIGVDPELQDFGAAGDVVCLVDVPVRTVRIAPRLAERRTEPLAGRSLRNLIETANMAGATVIADGIDSTGDAGWWQSAGAHIGAGRYFG, from the coding sequence GTGACTGCCCCACTTCCGGACGGCGATGAGTTCTCCGTATCGCCGGACGCCTCGAAAAGAACCTCGTCTTCCGCTTCGCCGAAGCGGAAGAATGCCGCGCCGACCCGGGCGACCCTCGTTCGCAAGTGGGCGTACCTGGTCACGAGTACGGCGTACCTTCCGTATACCCACGCCCAGATCGAAGAGCATTTCACCGCTCTGCTGGACGAGGTGTACGCGGCGGTGCTCAGTGACGACGCCGAGCCCGCGCAGGCCACCGAAGCCGGCGCGCGGCTCGTCGCGCTCAGATGCGTCGGGCCGGACAGCCTGCGCCGCACGATGGAGATACTCGGCAAGGGGCTCTTGCACGAACCGGAGTTGCGGAGCGTGAAGTCGCTCCCCGAACGGGTGTTGCAGGTGCTCGGCGCTCTCGCGTCCGGCTACGGCGAGGCCTTGCGCGAGAGCATCCAGACGCAGCAAGAGGATCTGAGTCGCACGCTGGTCACGCTCGAACGCGAGACCCGGCGTGAACTGGTGCTCGCGCAGGCGCGTTTCGAGCAGTTGTTCACCGGTTCGGCGACCGGCGTGGCCGTCACCAGGGTGGACGGCCGCGTCCAGCGGGTGAACCCGAAGTTCGCCGAGATGCTGAACCGGCCCGTCGCGGATCTGATCGGGCTCAACCTCTACGACCTGGTCCATCCGGATGACGCCGGTGGCCTGCGCGAGGGTTACCGGAAGCTGCTCGAAGGCGAGAGTCAGCGGCTCGAACTGTCACGAAGACTCCTGACCGACGACGAAGATCCGACCTGGGCCGGCTTCACCGGCGCGGTCATCCGCGACCCGGCCGGCGAGGTCCAGCAGTTGATCACGCTGGTCGACGGTGACACCGACGTCTCGCTGCTCCAGCGGCAGCTGAGCCGCCAGGCCCTGCACGATCCGCTGACCGGCCTGCCGAACCGGCAGTTCTTCGGCACCCGGCTGGAGAAGGCGCTGCGGCACGCCGATCCGGCCTTCGGCGTCACGGTCTACCACCTCGACCTCGACGGATTCTCCCTGATCGCGGGCGGGCTGGGCCAGAAACAGAGCGACGACCTGCTGAAGAACGTCGCCGCGAAGCTGCGGACCGTCGTGGGCGGCGAGAACGCGCTCGTCGCCAGGCTCGGCGGTGACGAGTTCGGCATCCTCATCCAGAACACCGCTTCCAGCCCGGACGTCGCCACCGTCATCGGCATGATCAACCAGGAACTCTCCGAACCGGTCTACCTCGAAGGCGGGAGCGGGGTCGCGGTCTCGGCGTGCGTCGGGGTCGTGCACCGGCCGCCGAGGGACATCGCGCCGACCGAACTGCTGCGCGTCTCCGACATGACGCTGCGCCGGGCGCAGTCCAACGGCTATCGGCAGTGGGCGCTGTCCGACTCCGCCCTCGACACCAGGGAGCGGCACGAGTTCAGCCTGGCCGTCTCCATGGCGGGTGCCTGGGAGACCGGCGAGCTCGAGGTCGGTTTCCGGCCGCTGACCTGGCTGGCGGACAACAGGCCCGCGGGTATCGAGGCGAGACTCGCGTGGAACCATCCTCGCCACGGCCGGATCGGCCACGACACGTGCGTCCGCTTCGCCGACGAGACCGGTCTCATCGTGCCGCTCGGCGAATGGCTCATCCGCACCGCGTGCGAGGAGTCGGACGACAGGCTCCCGATGGTCGTGGGACTGACCCCGCACCAGGCCGCGGATCCGGATCTCGTCGGATCGGTGCGGAGCGTGCTCGCCGGGACCGGGCTCGGACCGTCACGGCTGCGGCTGGGCTTCCCCGCCGGTGCCGTGCTCGCCGAACTCGGGGAGACCGTCGACAACCTGCACCTGCTCGCCGAGATCGGAGTGGACCCCGAACTGCAGGACTTCGGCGCGGCCGGTGACGTCGTCTGTCTCGTGGACGTTCCCGTGCGGACGGTCCGGATCGCTCCCCGGCTGGCGGAGCGGCGGACGGAACCGCTGGCCGGACGTTCGCTGCGGAACCTCATCGAGACCGCGAACATGGCGGGCGCGACGGTGATCGCGGACGGGATCGACTCGACCGGCGACGCGGGCTGGTGGCAGTCCGCCGGTGCCCACATCGGGGCGGGCCGGTACTTCGGTTAG
- a CDS encoding alpha/beta hydrolase: MPLKLATAVAACCVLLGGFLVAAPAAAVEIRCSDLDLPVTGPLGEPATVHGRFCLPDGPVPEAVQLLVHGGTYNSAYWDLPYDPDRYSYQRDMAKHGYATFAADQLGSGGSSKPFSLPLLLPVLARSMHEVIGHLRAGRVGGTPFEKVVIVGHSVGSGIVAAEASTYQDVDGVILTGMTHLPSVPALTLGVLFGLQPAFADDRLGSLGSDPLYFTTKPGARAGLFYATENTDPDVIAADEATKDQVSVPGMGTVAVFGIVLPATKAIRVPVLQAVGQKDILFCGLFALRNCSSGATLRPAEAPYYRPEAELSTYVLPGAGHSLALHRNASEYRDATRGWLRDKVGVAVP; encoded by the coding sequence ATGCCGCTCAAACTGGCCACGGCGGTGGCTGCCTGCTGCGTGCTCCTCGGTGGTTTCCTGGTCGCCGCCCCGGCCGCGGCCGTCGAGATCCGTTGTTCCGACCTGGACCTGCCGGTCACCGGCCCGCTCGGCGAGCCCGCCACGGTGCACGGCCGGTTCTGCCTGCCCGACGGCCCGGTGCCCGAGGCCGTCCAGCTCCTGGTGCACGGCGGTACCTACAACAGCGCCTACTGGGACCTGCCCTACGACCCGGATCGCTACTCGTACCAGCGCGACATGGCCAAGCACGGCTACGCGACCTTCGCCGCGGATCAGCTCGGTTCGGGCGGAAGCAGCAAACCGTTCAGCCTTCCGCTCCTGCTGCCGGTGCTGGCGCGATCGATGCACGAAGTGATCGGCCACCTGCGCGCGGGACGGGTCGGCGGCACGCCGTTCGAGAAGGTCGTGATCGTCGGGCATTCGGTCGGTTCGGGCATCGTCGCGGCCGAGGCGTCGACGTATCAGGACGTGGACGGCGTGATCCTCACCGGGATGACGCATCTGCCGTCGGTGCCCGCGTTGACGCTCGGCGTGCTCTTCGGCCTGCAGCCCGCGTTCGCGGACGACAGGCTCGGTTCCCTCGGCAGCGATCCGCTCTATTTCACGACGAAACCGGGGGCGCGCGCCGGGCTGTTCTACGCGACGGAAAATACCGACCCGGATGTCATCGCGGCCGATGAAGCGACCAAGGACCAGGTTTCGGTCCCGGGAATGGGAACCGTCGCCGTGTTCGGCATCGTGCTGCCCGCGACAAAGGCGATCCGCGTACCGGTTCTGCAGGCGGTCGGGCAGAAGGACATCCTGTTCTGCGGCCTGTTCGCGCTCCGGAACTGTTCGAGCGGCGCGACGCTGCGACCGGCGGAAGCGCCGTATTACCGGCCCGAGGCCGAACTTTCCACGTATGTTCTGCCCGGTGCCGGACATTCGTTGGCGTTGCATCGCAACGCGTCCGAGTACCGGGACGCCACGCGCGGATGGCTGAGGGACAAGGTCGGTGTTGCAGTACCGTAG
- a CDS encoding cytochrome P450 translates to MAPPPDVAVAPGRWPLLGHTVPMLRDPLKLLSSLRSHGDVVRLDFGPMPVYLVTTPELAWRLLAVDAAKFDKGIVFDKMRPLFGDGLATSNGAFNQRQRRMMLPAFQRSRIALYAETTMTKIAVELADSWKPGEVVEFDQRMQDLALTISGRTLFSAELGDDALAEIQRSIPIMLKYVMVRAFSPKFVERLPIPANREFDAAAARLRRVIGDAVLKAREQGGDQGDLLSMLLLAKDDETGEKMTDRQVEDEVITILTTGAETTAVALAWFFHEIGARPDVERRFHAEVDEVLAGGPARFDHLPRLVYTQRIINEVVRRTPPVILMRRAREDVELGGVRLPAGTEVAVSQHTLHRDPRWFPEPGRFDPDRWEPDRAASLPKGAFIPFGAGPRLCPGHQFAPTEIALVAATIGARWRLVPLPGVKVFPKIKATMQPNRLPMTVLPRTSG, encoded by the coding sequence ATGGCACCACCTCCGGACGTCGCTGTCGCACCAGGCCGGTGGCCGCTGCTGGGGCACACCGTGCCGATGCTCCGCGACCCGCTGAAACTGCTGTCGTCACTGCGATCGCACGGCGACGTCGTCCGCCTCGACTTCGGCCCGATGCCGGTCTACCTGGTCACCACACCGGAACTGGCCTGGCGGCTGCTCGCCGTCGACGCGGCGAAGTTCGACAAAGGCATCGTGTTCGACAAAATGCGGCCGCTTTTCGGTGACGGGCTAGCGACTTCCAACGGTGCCTTCAACCAGCGGCAACGGCGGATGATGCTGCCCGCCTTCCAGCGAAGCCGCATCGCGCTCTACGCCGAGACGACGATGACGAAAATCGCTGTAGAGCTTGCCGACTCGTGGAAACCGGGCGAGGTGGTGGAATTCGACCAGCGGATGCAGGATCTCGCGCTGACCATCTCCGGGCGCACGCTGTTCTCCGCCGAACTCGGCGACGACGCGCTCGCCGAAATCCAGCGGTCGATCCCGATCATGTTGAAGTACGTCATGGTCAGGGCCTTTTCGCCGAAGTTCGTGGAGCGGCTGCCGATCCCGGCGAACCGCGAGTTCGACGCCGCGGCCGCGCGCCTGAGACGGGTCATCGGCGACGCCGTTCTCAAAGCCCGCGAGCAGGGCGGGGATCAGGGTGACCTGCTCTCGATGTTGTTGCTGGCCAAGGACGACGAGACCGGCGAGAAGATGACCGACCGCCAGGTGGAGGACGAGGTCATCACGATCCTCACCACCGGCGCCGAGACCACCGCCGTCGCGCTGGCGTGGTTCTTCCACGAGATCGGCGCGCGGCCGGACGTCGAGCGCCGCTTCCACGCCGAGGTGGACGAGGTGCTCGCGGGCGGACCCGCGCGGTTCGACCACCTGCCGCGCCTGGTCTACACGCAGCGGATCATCAACGAGGTCGTGCGCCGGACCCCGCCGGTGATCCTGATGCGGCGTGCGCGGGAAGACGTCGAACTCGGTGGCGTGCGCCTTCCGGCCGGTACCGAAGTCGCGGTCAGCCAGCACACGTTGCACCGCGATCCGCGCTGGTTCCCCGAGCCCGGCCGTTTCGACCCGGACCGCTGGGAGCCGGATCGTGCGGCCTCGTTGCCGAAGGGCGCGTTCATCCCGTTCGGCGCCGGGCCCCGGCTGTGCCCCGGCCACCAGTTCGCTCCCACGGAGATCGCGTTGGTCGCGGCGACGATCGGCGCGCGGTGGCGGCTGGTGCCGCTACCAGGGGTGAAGGTCTTTCCCAAGATCAAAGCGACGATGCAGCCGAACCGGTTGCCGATGACCGTGCTGCCGCGAACCTCGGGCTGA
- a CDS encoding SAM-dependent methyltransferase — protein sequence MTSNLSWVPPEVDTTVPNPARVYDYWLNGDHNFQADRVLGEQILQIMPGIRDAARLNRAFLRRAALHMVDAGVRQFLDIGSGIPTVGNLHEIVQQIDPSCRVVYVDRESVAVAHAKLLLRGNDRCAAIQADLRDANDILDAPETRELLDLDQPTGLFMLLLLHFVPDSWEPNAILARYRDRLAPGSFLAISHVAADADSSGLDEAIEAYKSTQNDPIPRTHDQVEAFFAGFDLIEPGVVGCAMWNPQGAGDMSDDPEINSLPYAGVGRKP from the coding sequence GTGACTTCCAACCTGAGCTGGGTCCCTCCCGAGGTCGACACGACCGTGCCGAATCCCGCCCGGGTCTACGACTACTGGCTCAACGGCGACCACAACTTCCAGGCCGACCGGGTGCTGGGCGAACAGATCCTGCAGATCATGCCGGGGATCCGCGACGCGGCCCGGCTCAACCGCGCCTTCCTGCGCCGCGCCGCGCTGCACATGGTGGACGCGGGCGTGCGGCAGTTCCTCGACATCGGCTCCGGGATCCCGACCGTCGGGAACCTCCACGAGATCGTCCAGCAGATCGACCCGTCCTGCCGGGTGGTCTACGTCGACCGCGAATCGGTCGCCGTGGCGCACGCCAAACTGCTGCTGCGCGGCAACGACCGGTGCGCGGCGATCCAGGCCGACCTGCGCGACGCCAACGACATCCTCGACGCGCCCGAAACGCGGGAGCTGCTGGACCTCGACCAGCCGACCGGCCTGTTCATGTTGCTGCTGCTGCATTTCGTGCCGGACTCCTGGGAGCCGAACGCGATCCTGGCCCGCTACCGGGACCGCCTCGCCCCCGGCAGCTTCCTCGCCATCTCGCACGTCGCCGCCGACGCGGACTCGAGCGGCCTCGACGAGGCCATCGAGGCGTACAAGAGCACCCAGAACGACCCCATCCCCCGGACCCACGACCAGGTGGAGGCGTTCTTCGCCGGTTTCGACCTCATCGAGCCCGGCGTCGTCGGCTGCGCGATGTGGAACCCCCAAGGTGCGGGCGACATGTCCGACGACCCGGAGATCAACTCGCTCCCGTACGCCGGCGTGGGCCGGAAGCCGTAA
- a CDS encoding AfsR/SARP family transcriptional regulator yields the protein MEFRILGPVQCRIGARPLKLAGSRQERILAALLLGADRVVSVSRLVDVVWDEDPPATAVRQIRNLTTALKRALVAEGATEDILTAEGPGFVLRPRTFDLRSFEEHVSRGEFREALGCWHGPALSGVDSTALRGEADELDERRLSVVERCLDEDISAGEDSVAELTALVAEHPLREPFAGLLMRALHQQGRQADALNVYQQTQSRLVDELGIDPGPKLRELYERILRDEPEYGKVRCFLPYDVPDFTGREKEIRRLLDAVRLGRPVAVDGMAGVGKTSFAVHAAHRLAADFPDGQLFVDLHGHSPTREPLAPEAALEALLGQLDVPASRLPGGVDRRAELWRTRTAGRSLLVVLDNAATAEQVRPLLPGSATVALVVTGRRRLAAVDGAASISLEVLPDEQAGALFAAASGRPDSGVAALCGNLPLAIRIAAARLQNRPQWTVETLAERLGSEHDRLAELKVAGRDVAAAFALSYQELDDAQQRMFRLLGRNPGADFGVPAAAALAGTGEREAERLLEELLDAHLLRQPSLGRYSFHDLIAEHARNAARDEESVPALGRLLDHYREGGGPAWYATERANLVAVTAHALDTGHDDHAWRIAESTAVQLRESGHLDELLAVARTGIAAARRIGDPRAIQLSLASLTLALWENGLLTEGMACALERLDVVRASGDRETEAIALSKAGALHSMLGNYPEAIRFYRDGLAVVDETVDLEAAATLWTNLSNAQEILGHLDDALASSRRSVALREDPRGMILSSAQLGLVLARLGRFEEAFEVTGRSITASQDLGYLFGEAWSRIDHADALLLAHRPREAREQAGRACAILARLNHPLLLTMAANSLGTACLALGEVTVALGRHRLALETARRIGYRLQEARALTGLGQTRAARELYAAMGLSPEPVKAVTRGSR from the coding sequence ATGGAGTTCCGGATCCTGGGGCCGGTGCAGTGCCGGATCGGCGCACGGCCGCTGAAACTGGCGGGTTCGCGGCAGGAGCGGATCCTGGCCGCGCTGCTGCTCGGTGCCGATCGCGTCGTCTCGGTTTCACGGCTGGTGGACGTCGTCTGGGACGAGGATCCTCCCGCGACGGCCGTCCGCCAGATCCGCAACCTCACCACCGCGCTGAAGCGTGCTCTCGTCGCCGAGGGCGCCACCGAAGACATCCTGACCGCCGAAGGGCCCGGCTTCGTTCTGCGCCCGCGTACTTTCGACCTGCGCTCGTTCGAGGAGCACGTCTCACGCGGCGAGTTCCGGGAGGCGCTCGGATGCTGGCACGGCCCCGCTCTGTCCGGTGTGGACAGTACGGCGCTACGCGGTGAAGCCGACGAACTCGACGAACGGCGTCTGTCCGTTGTGGAGCGTTGCCTCGACGAGGACATCTCCGCCGGGGAAGACTCCGTCGCGGAATTGACGGCGCTGGTCGCCGAGCACCCTCTCCGGGAGCCGTTCGCCGGGCTGCTCATGCGCGCGCTGCACCAGCAGGGCAGGCAGGCCGACGCGCTGAACGTCTACCAGCAGACGCAGTCACGGCTGGTGGACGAACTCGGGATCGATCCCGGCCCGAAGTTACGCGAACTCTACGAGCGGATCCTCCGTGACGAGCCGGAGTACGGCAAGGTCCGCTGCTTCCTTCCTTACGACGTCCCGGATTTCACTGGCCGGGAGAAGGAGATCCGCCGTCTCCTCGACGCCGTCCGGCTCGGCCGCCCGGTCGCCGTCGACGGGATGGCCGGGGTCGGGAAGACCTCGTTCGCCGTCCACGCCGCGCATCGGCTCGCCGCCGATTTCCCCGACGGGCAACTGTTCGTGGACCTGCACGGCCACTCCCCCACCCGCGAACCACTCGCACCCGAGGCCGCGCTCGAAGCCCTGCTCGGACAGCTGGACGTCCCGGCGAGCCGTCTCCCCGGCGGCGTGGACCGGCGCGCCGAACTGTGGCGGACCAGGACGGCGGGCCGGTCGCTGCTCGTGGTGCTCGACAACGCCGCGACCGCCGAGCAGGTGCGGCCACTCCTCCCCGGTTCGGCCACGGTCGCCCTCGTGGTCACCGGCAGGCGGCGGCTGGCCGCCGTCGACGGTGCCGCGTCGATCAGTCTCGAAGTCCTGCCGGACGAACAGGCGGGCGCCCTGTTCGCGGCGGCCTCGGGGAGACCGGACTCGGGCGTCGCCGCGCTGTGCGGCAACCTGCCGCTGGCGATCAGGATCGCGGCCGCCCGGTTGCAGAATCGTCCACAGTGGACCGTGGAAACCCTCGCCGAACGGCTGGGCTCCGAACACGACAGGCTGGCCGAACTGAAGGTCGCCGGACGCGACGTGGCGGCGGCGTTCGCACTGTCCTATCAGGAGCTCGACGACGCGCAACAGCGCATGTTCCGGCTGCTGGGGCGGAATCCCGGCGCCGACTTCGGTGTGCCCGCCGCGGCCGCGCTGGCCGGTACCGGCGAGCGCGAAGCCGAACGCCTGCTGGAAGAGCTGCTCGACGCCCACCTGCTCAGGCAACCGTCGCTGGGCCGGTACTCGTTCCACGACCTGATCGCCGAACACGCCCGCAACGCCGCGCGCGACGAGGAATCCGTTCCGGCGCTGGGCAGGCTGCTCGATCACTACCGCGAAGGCGGCGGACCCGCCTGGTACGCGACGGAACGGGCCAACCTGGTCGCGGTGACCGCCCACGCCCTCGACACCGGTCACGACGACCACGCCTGGCGGATCGCCGAGAGCACCGCGGTACAGCTCCGGGAGAGCGGGCACCTCGACGAACTGCTCGCCGTGGCGCGAACCGGTATCGCCGCCGCCCGCCGGATCGGCGACCCTCGGGCGATCCAGCTGAGCCTGGCGAGCCTCACCCTCGCATTGTGGGAGAACGGCCTGCTCACCGAGGGGATGGCCTGCGCCCTGGAGCGGCTGGACGTCGTCCGCGCGTCCGGCGACCGCGAGACCGAGGCGATCGCCCTGTCCAAAGCGGGCGCCCTGCACAGCATGCTCGGCAACTACCCCGAGGCGATCCGGTTCTATCGCGACGGCCTCGCCGTCGTGGACGAGACCGTCGACCTCGAAGCCGCCGCCACACTCTGGACCAACCTCAGCAACGCGCAGGAGATCCTCGGCCACTTGGACGACGCGCTGGCCTCCTCCCGGCGATCGGTGGCGTTGCGCGAGGATCCCCGCGGCATGATCCTGAGTTCGGCCCAGCTGGGCCTGGTCCTCGCCCGGCTCGGCCGGTTCGAGGAGGCTTTCGAGGTCACCGGGCGTTCGATCACCGCCTCGCAGGACCTCGGCTACCTGTTCGGCGAGGCGTGGAGCCGGATCGACCACGCCGACGCCCTGCTGCTCGCCCACCGGCCCCGTGAAGCGCGCGAGCAGGCCGGACGCGCGTGCGCGATCCTCGCCCGGCTCAACCATCCGCTGCTGCTGACCATGGCGGCCAACAGCCTGGGCACCGCCTGCCTCGCGCTCGGAGAGGTGACGGTGGCCCTCGGGCGGCACCGCCTCGCACTCGAAACCGCGAGGCGGATCGGCTATCGCCTCCAAGAGGCCCGCGCGCTGACCGGACTCGGGCAAACCCGTGCCGCACGGGAGCTTTACGCCGCGATGGGCCTGTCCCCCGAGCCGGTGAAGGCCGTCACCCGAGGAAGTCGGTGA
- a CDS encoding alpha/beta fold hydrolase, protein MTTSFETVTSADGTLIAFERTGEGTPVVLAGGAFNDRTTVAGLAATLAPDFTVIAYDRRGRGDSGAGAVYSVEREVEDLAAVIDRVGGSAAVFGHSSGAVLGLEAAARGVAMTGLAAYEPPYVVDDSRPRPAADLFDRVRALIADGDRDGAAELFLVEGTGTPAEVVKGMRDDPFWAWFTGLAHTLPYDLALCGPGNVLPADRLAKISVPTLVMDGGESDAWMRAGARAVADAVPGARHATVEGQDHGVLHQPDALRGLLTDFLG, encoded by the coding sequence ATGACCACCTCGTTCGAGACCGTGACCTCGGCCGACGGCACCCTGATCGCCTTCGAGCGCACCGGTGAGGGCACGCCGGTCGTCCTGGCCGGTGGCGCGTTCAACGACCGGACGACGGTCGCCGGCCTGGCCGCGACGCTGGCCCCGGACTTCACCGTGATCGCGTACGACCGGCGAGGGCGGGGCGACAGCGGAGCGGGCGCCGTCTACTCGGTAGAGCGCGAGGTCGAGGATCTCGCCGCGGTGATCGACCGGGTGGGCGGCTCGGCGGCGGTTTTCGGGCACTCGTCGGGAGCCGTGCTGGGGCTGGAGGCCGCCGCCCGAGGCGTCGCCATGACCGGCCTCGCCGCCTACGAGCCGCCGTACGTCGTCGACGACAGCCGTCCGAGGCCCGCGGCCGATCTCTTCGATCGCGTCCGGGCCCTGATCGCCGACGGCGACCGCGACGGCGCGGCCGAACTCTTCCTGGTCGAGGGGACGGGCACCCCGGCCGAGGTGGTCAAGGGGATGCGGGACGATCCTTTCTGGGCCTGGTTCACCGGCCTCGCCCACACGCTGCCTTACGACCTGGCGCTGTGCGGCCCCGGCAACGTCCTTCCCGCCGACAGGCTGGCCAAGATCTCCGTGCCGACGCTGGTGATGGACGGCGGGGAGAGCGACGCCTGGATGCGGGCCGGCGCCCGCGCCGTCGCGGACGCGGTCCCCGGAGCGAGGCACGCCACCGTCGAGGGGCAGGACCACGGCGTCCTCCACCAGCCGGACGCTCTGCGCGGGCTGCTCACCGACTTCCTCGGGTGA